One genomic segment of Triplophysa rosa linkage group LG22, Trosa_1v2, whole genome shotgun sequence includes these proteins:
- the tmem267 gene encoding transmembrane protein 267 — protein MRGFYSKLDSSSLGMAMPLNLAVETEKAQALLQTFSTASLLASTCLGAFCFLADHFLSLPFIQQHLWLRAVLDNAVHSVVGLWSWAIVIGLRKKSDFYEVVLAGFLASVIDLDHFYMAGSLSLKAALNLPHRPPLHCSTLIPALCFSLRFLMWACRLKDSWCSLPWMLFISLASHHIRDGVRHGLWVCPFGNTAPISYWLYVTITATLPHLCSVLMYLTGTRDMISTKHGVTIDV, from the exons ATGAGgggcttttattcaaagctggACTCCTCATCTTTGGGCATGGCTATGCCCCTGAACCTGGCCGTAGAGACAGAGAAAGCTCAGGCCCTGCTCCAGACCTTCAGCACTGCCTCTCTGCTGGCCAGCACATGCCTGGGAGCTTTCTGTTTTCTCGCTGATCACTTTCTGTCCCTGCCTTTCATCCAGCAGCATCTATGGCTCAGGGCTGTGCTGGATAATGCGGTCCACAGCGTAGTCGGGCTCTGGTCCTGGGCCATTGTGATTGGTTTGAGGAAGAAAAGTGACTTCTATGAAGTCGTTTTGGCTGGGTTCCTGGCCTCTGTCATTGACCTGGACCACTTCTACATGGCTGGATCACTGTCGCTTAAA GCTGCTTTGAATCTGCCCCACCGGCCGCCCCTGCACTGCTCCACACTGATCCCAGCGCTGTGCTTCTCTCTGCGCTTCCTTATGTGGGCGTGCCGGCTGAAGGACTCGTGGTGCTCCCTGCCCTGGATGCTCTTCATCTCACTGGCCTCGCACCACATCCGGGACGGCGTTCGTCACGGCCTCTGGGTCTGTCCGTTTGGAAACACGGCACCCATCTCCTACTGGCTCTACGTCACCATCACGGCCACGCTGCCCCACCTGTGCTCTGTGCTAATGTATCTGACCGGTACAAGAGACATGATATCCACCAAACACGGTGTCACCATTGACGTCTGA